A stretch of Bordetella genomosp. 13 DNA encodes these proteins:
- a CDS encoding ABC transporter permease: MIAYVIRRLLYGALILVGVNLFTFVLFFAVNTPDDMARLAIGGQRISQDAIEKWKVDRGYDKPLFFNTEQEGARRYTDTVFYQRSVPLLAMEFGASDGGRDIGREIRTRMWPSLALAIPTFVLGLLASVAFSVMLVYFRATRLDFWGVVLCVVMLSISSLFYIIAGQWMFSKLLRLVPYSGFSGGLDVVKFLALPVLVAIIARLGPEARFYRTLFLEEIGKDYVRTARAKGLTERMVLFRHVLRNAMLPILTGTVSAIPLLFMGSLIAESFFGIPGLGSYTIDAISAQDFSIVRAMVFLGSVLYIVGLILADISYTLADPRVRFE; the protein is encoded by the coding sequence ACACGCCCGACGACATGGCGCGGCTGGCCATCGGCGGCCAGCGCATCAGCCAGGACGCCATCGAGAAATGGAAGGTGGACCGCGGCTACGACAAGCCGCTGTTCTTCAACACCGAACAGGAAGGCGCGCGCCGCTACACCGACACGGTGTTCTACCAGCGCTCGGTGCCGCTGCTGGCGATGGAGTTCGGCGCGTCGGACGGGGGCCGCGACATCGGCCGCGAGATCCGCACCCGCATGTGGCCCAGCCTGGCGCTGGCCATCCCCACCTTCGTGCTGGGCCTGCTGGCCAGCGTGGCGTTCTCGGTCATGCTGGTGTATTTCCGCGCCACGCGCCTGGACTTCTGGGGCGTGGTGCTGTGCGTGGTGATGCTGTCCATCTCCAGCCTGTTCTATATCATCGCGGGGCAGTGGATGTTCTCCAAGCTGCTGCGGCTGGTGCCGTACTCGGGCTTCTCGGGCGGGCTGGACGTGGTCAAGTTCCTGGCGCTGCCGGTGCTGGTGGCCATCATCGCGCGGCTCGGCCCCGAGGCCCGCTTCTACCGCACGCTGTTCCTGGAAGAGATCGGCAAGGACTACGTGCGCACCGCGCGCGCCAAGGGCCTGACCGAGCGCATGGTGCTGTTCCGCCACGTGCTGCGCAATGCCATGCTGCCCATACTCACCGGCACGGTCTCGGCGATTCCGCTGCTGTTCATGGGCAGCCTGATCGCCGAGTCGTTCTTCGGCATTCCGGGCCTGGGCAGCTATACCATCGACGCCATCAGCGCGCAGGACTTCTCCATTGTGCGCGCCATGGTGTTCCTGGGTTCGGTGCTGTACATCGTCGGCCTCATCCTGGCCGACATCTCGTACACGCTGGCCGACCCGCGCGTCCGTTTCGAGTAG